One Amaranthus tricolor cultivar Red isolate AtriRed21 chromosome 1, ASM2621246v1, whole genome shotgun sequence DNA window includes the following coding sequences:
- the LOC130818181 gene encoding probable leucine-rich repeat receptor-like protein kinase At5g63930 has product MPKSHIFWLWVWGFIIITAQLVFFSECLNSEGFCLLELKNGLDDEYNNLSNWDANSETPCKWKGVTCSNTAYQPVVLSLDLTKMNLSGSLGPSIGCLIHLIFLDVSFNSLGGNIPHELGNCSSLQALSLNDNQFEGPIPASLGSLAYLQYLNLCNNNLIGSIPEEFGNLSSLVEFVAYTNSISGSLPRSIGNLKQLQKFRAGQTSISGSLPAEIGNCENLQYLGLAQNELVGYIPKEIGMLTKLTELILWGNQLSGSIPVEIVNCTNLETLALYQNNLVGEIPGEIGNLKYLKRLYLYRNQLNGTIPKQIGNLSLATEIDFSENFLVGKIPSEMGQIKNLTLLYLFQNQLTGSIPVELSLLRNLTKLDLSINYLTGRIPIGFQYLTRMIQLQLFDNDLTGSIPRGLGIYSPLWVVDFSANQLTGRIPPFLCRHSNLILINLESNKLYGNIPSGVLNCPSLVQLRLVGNLLTGSFPAEMCKLQNLTAIELGHNKFNGPIPPEVGKCNKLQRLDLANNNFAMELPKEIGKLSQLVTFNISSNFLTGRIPIDIIECKMLQRLDLSFNSFEGALPTELGTLLQLELLMLSDNKFSGNIPSAIGNLTRLTELQMGGNSFSGHIPSSLGNLTGLQIAMNLSCNNLSGTIPSELGNLILLEYLYLDNNHLTGAIPNTFGNLSSLLGVNFSYNDLTGSIPSIPLFQTMDASSFIGNKGLCGQPLAKTCNDTFGFNSVPPQTNAESSQGKIITVIAATVGGISLVLIVVILIYMQRPVETVASVEENGADSSVSDIYFPPKEGFNFHDLIEATNNFDDMYIIGRGACGTVYKAAMRTGLTIAVKRLASNREGNNIENGFRAEILTLGKIRHRNIVKLYGFCHHQGSNLLLYEYLSRGSLGELLHGPSCDLDWPTRFSVALGAAQGLAYLHHDCKPRIIHRDIKSNNILLDEKFEAHVGDFGLAKVVDMPQSKSVSAVAGSYGYIAPEYAYTMKVTEKCDIYSYGVVLLELLTGKTPVQPLDQGGDLVNWVKNYIRTNSLTPGLLDARLNLQDRSIVDHMITVMKLALLCINMSPFDRPSMREVVLMLNESNQIDGKSDSPSFHDISLKDNAV; this is encoded by the exons ATGCCAAAATCACACATATTTTGGCTTTGGGTATGGGGATTCATCATTATCACTGCCCAATTAGTTTTCTTTTCTGAATGTTTAAATTCTGAGGGTTTTTGTCTTTTAGAGCTGAAAAATGGGCTTGATGATGAATACAACAATCTAAGTAATTGGGATGCTAATAGTGAAACACCCTGTAAATGGAAAGGTGTGACTTGTTCTAATACTGCTTATCAACCTGTAGTGCTGTCTCTTGATCTTACAAAGATGAATCTTTCTGGGTCCTTAGGACCTAGCATTGGCTGTTTAATCCACCTAATTTTTCTTGATGTTTCTTTCAATTCATTGGGTGGGAATATACCCCATGAACTAGGGAATTGCTCATCATTACAGGCTTTATCTTTGAACGATAACCAGTTTGAAGGTCCAATCCCTGCTTCATTGGGTAGTTTGGCTTACTTACAATACCTCAATTTGTGTAACAACAACTTGATTGGTTCCATTCCTGAAGAGTTTGGGAATCTCTCGTCGTTGGTTGAATTTGTGGCATATACTAATAGTATCAGTGGCTCATTGCCTCGCTCGATTGGGAATCTCAAGCAGTTGCAGAAATTTCGAGCAGGGCAAACTTCCATCAGCGGAAGTTTGCCCGCTGAGATTGGAAATTGTGAAAACTTGCAATATCTTGGATTAGCACAAAATGAGCTTGTTGGGTATATACCCAAAGAGATTGGGATGCTTACCAAATTAACTGAATTGATTCTTTGGGGTAATCAGTTGTCTGGTAGTATCCCAGTTGAGATTGTGAATTGCACTAATCTTGAGACTCTTGCTTTATATCAGAACAATCTTGTTGGGGAAATTCCTGGAGAAATTGGGAATCTTAAGTATCTGAAAAGATTATACCTTTATAGAAATCAGCTGAATGGAACCATTCCTAAGCAAATTGGGAATCTTTCTTTAGCTACAGAAATTGATTTTTCTGAGAATTTTTTGGTGGGGAAGATTCCATCTGAGATGGGTCAGATCAAGAATTTGACACTTCTTTATCTTTTCCAGAATCAGCTTACTGGTTCTATACCAGTTGAATTGAGTTTATTAAGAAACTTAACAAAGCTGGATCTCTCAAtcaattatcttacaggtcgtATTCCAATCGGGTTTCAGTACTTAACTCGAATGATCCAACTTCAGCTATTTGACAATGACTTAACCGGTAGCATTCCTCGAGGGCTTGGGATATACAGCCCACTTTGGGTGGTTGATTTTTCAGCTAATCAGTTGACAGGGAGGATTCCTCCATTCCTTTGTCGCCATTCGAATTTGATATTGATCAATCTCGAATCGAATAAGCTCTATGGGAATATCCCATCCGGGGTTTTAAACTGCCCGTCTTTAGTGCAGCTTCGTTTGGTTGGTAATCTGTTAACAGGGAGCTTTCCTGCAGAAATGTGCAAGCTTCAAAACCTTACCGCCATTGAGCTCGGACATAACAAGTTTAATGGTCCTATTCCCCCCGAAGTTGGAAAGTGTAATAAGTTGCAGCGGCTTGATCTTGCAAACAATAATTTTGCCATGGAGTTGCCAAAGGAGATTGGTAAACTGTCTCAGTTAGTGACATTTAACATCTCGTCCAATTTTCTCACAGGAAGAATCCCGATTGATATCATCGAGTGTAAGATGCTTCAGCGTCTTGATCTTAGCTTCAATAGCTTTGAAGGCGCTCTGCCAACTGAGCTAGGAACCCTTTTGCAGCTCGAACTTCTCATGCTTTCTGATAATAAGTTTTCAGGAAACATTCCATCTGCAATCGGGAATCTCACTCGATTGACCGAGCTTCAGATGGGTGGAAACTCGTTTTCTGGTCATATCCCATCTTCTTTAGGAAATCTTACAGGGTTGCAGATTGCTATGAATCTCAGTTGTAACAATCTCTCTGGCACAATACCATCAGAGCTCGGAAACCTTATTCTTCTCGAATATCTTTACCTCGATAACAACCATTTGACGGGTGCGATCCCCAACACATTTGGAAACCTTTCAAGCTTGTTAGGTGTCAATTTCTCGTACAACGATTTAACCGGATCAATACCTTCAATACCCTTGTTCCAAACCATGGACGCCAGCAGTTTCATCGGAAATAAAGGTCTTTGTGGCCAGCCTCTTGCTAAAACTTGCAATGATACATTCGGGTTTAACTCTGTTCCACCTCAAACTAATGCTGAATCTTCCCAGGGGAAGATAATTACTGTGATTGCAGCTACTGTAGGCGGTATTTCACTTGTTCTGATCGTTGTTATACTGATCTATATGCAGAGGCCTGTCGAAACAGTAGCTTCTGTCGAAGAGAATGGAGCTGATTCGTCAGTTTCGGATATTTACTTCCCTCCTAAGGAAGGTTTCAATTTCCATGATCTTATTGAAgcaacaaacaattttgatgaCATGTATATTATCGGAAGGGGCGCTTGTGGCACCGTATACAAGGCAGCTATGCGCACAGGCTTGACGATTGCTGTTAAGCGACTAGCTTCTAACAGGGAGGGTAACAACATCGAGAATGGCTTTCGTGCAGAGATTTTGACCCTTGGAAAGATTAGACACCGGAATATTGTGAAGCTATACGGGTTTTGCCATCACCAAGGCTCGAATTTGCTGCTGTATGAGTATTTGTCTAGGGGCAGCTTAGGCGAATTGCTTCATGGACCGTCATGTGACTTAGATTGGCCAACTCGGTTCTCAGTCGCACTCGGTGCAGCTCAAGGGCTAGCGTATCTACACCATGATTGCAAACCGAGGATTATTCATCGCGatatcaaatcaaacaatatcCTACTAGACGAAAAGTTTGAAGCACATGTTGGTGATTTCGGGTTGGCAAAAGTTGTTGACATGCCTCAGTCAAAATCAGTGTCTGCAGTTGCTGGATCATATGGATATATTGCTCCTG AATATGCATACACAATGAAGGTCACGGAAAAGTGCGACATCTATAGCTACGGAGTAGTTCTTTTGGAACTTTTAACAGGAAAAACCCCGGTACAACCCCTAGACCAGGGTGGCGATCTtgttaattgggtcaaaaattacaTCCGGACTAATTCATTGACGCCCGGATTACTCGATGCTCGTTTAAACTTACAAGATAGAAGTATTGTTGATCATATGATAACTGTCATGAAACTTGCTTTACTCTGCATTAACATGTCTCCATTCGACCGCCCGTCGATGAGGGAAGTTGTGTTGATGCTCAATGAATCTAATCAGATTGATGGGAAATCAGATTCTCCTTCTTTTCATGATATATCCCTTAAGGATAATGCTGTCTGA